Proteins co-encoded in one Gracilimonas sediminicola genomic window:
- a CDS encoding type II secretion system F family protein produces MGQFRLKAISQKGKVVQTEFEADNKKEAQLKVDRLSKTNGLKIQSVDEKVMFMYKVQRPGKPVVTGEQEAYSKEELEKALVKLGYKVKSINKKLFDFKGGVPQQEVVTFIRLSSDLLQQQLPYDEILNLLYEDTQNKRMKEVIKTIQKDLKDGKEGSEVYGKHEDVFGKFAAYMLSVASTSGNMALVFESTAKFMERDAEFKKNMRRALMMPAVTVLAVIGVVLFYVGYIFPATAEMFLEMDIALPPMTAATLEMSYWLRDNWVLIVLSFVIPIGGFIYFVRTPKGQLFKDKYIIHLPVLGDLLHKTSIEIFARVFYTLYSGSGQNIEVIKVASEACRNKYMEKQIKEVAIRKMLKDGAGLIESMEATGVFTNTALSRFRLGAESGALRENAKQLAEYYEIQTTYKMQSVIDMINLFINMFIMVALIAITVVSSESAVIQPNSGV; encoded by the coding sequence ATGGGACAATTCAGGCTAAAAGCGATTTCGCAAAAAGGTAAAGTAGTTCAAACTGAATTTGAAGCTGACAATAAAAAAGAAGCTCAACTTAAAGTAGACAGGCTTTCGAAGACTAACGGATTGAAGATTCAATCGGTGGACGAGAAAGTGATGTTTATGTATAAAGTACAGCGACCGGGCAAACCGGTGGTTACGGGTGAGCAGGAAGCCTACAGTAAAGAAGAGTTAGAAAAAGCGCTCGTTAAGCTTGGTTATAAAGTTAAAAGCATCAATAAAAAGCTTTTTGACTTTAAAGGCGGAGTACCCCAGCAGGAAGTTGTTACCTTCATCCGGCTATCTTCTGATTTGCTGCAGCAGCAACTCCCTTATGATGAGATTCTGAACCTGCTGTACGAAGATACCCAGAACAAGCGGATGAAAGAGGTGATTAAAACCATCCAGAAAGACCTGAAGGATGGTAAAGAAGGTTCTGAGGTGTATGGAAAGCATGAAGACGTTTTCGGCAAGTTTGCAGCTTATATGTTAAGTGTTGCCTCAACATCAGGTAATATGGCCCTTGTATTTGAAAGTACAGCCAAGTTCATGGAGCGGGACGCTGAATTTAAGAAGAATATGCGCCGCGCCCTCATGATGCCTGCAGTTACGGTATTGGCTGTAATAGGGGTGGTGCTGTTTTATGTGGGTTATATTTTCCCTGCAACGGCCGAAATGTTCCTGGAAATGGATATTGCACTTCCTCCAATGACGGCCGCTACTCTCGAAATGAGTTACTGGCTCCGGGATAACTGGGTATTAATTGTGCTATCGTTCGTTATACCTATTGGAGGATTTATCTATTTTGTCCGTACACCAAAGGGGCAGTTATTCAAAGATAAATACATTATACATTTGCCCGTTTTGGGTGATTTGTTGCACAAAACAAGTATTGAGATTTTTGCCCGAGTATTTTACACTCTATACAGTGGTTCAGGGCAAAACATCGAAGTTATTAAGGTGGCTTCTGAAGCATGCAGGAACAAATACATGGAAAAGCAGATTAAAGAAGTCGCGATACGAAAAATGTTGAAGGATGGTGCCGGACTTATCGAATCGATGGAGGCTACCGGTGTTTTTACAAATACAGCTTTAAGTAGATTCAGGCTGGGTGCTGAATCGGGTGCTTTAAGGGAAAATGCCAAACAGCTGGCCGAGTACTACGAAATTCAAACCACCTATAAGATGCAGTCGGTAATTGATATGATTAACCTATTTATCAATATGTTTATCATGGTTGCGCTGATTGCTATTACTGTTGTTTCTTCCGAATCAGCCGTAATTCAGCCGAATTCAGGTGTCTAA
- a CDS encoding Crp/Fnr family transcriptional regulator has product MSTEMSNSGDELMTDYIKKFLKEPPLLLKNFHYEDVLEFLQLGKEERFLSDEIILNESEYVNSAYLVAEGKVCIWKDNIQLATLGEGNFLGETFLFSKNNRMAKVTAEGDCVVLRYERYEALNFFRKKPEKLFNIFTKNIIEIQQRKISNMNVQLLNLKKRLLNDTNW; this is encoded by the coding sequence ATGAGTACCGAGATGTCAAATTCCGGCGATGAATTAATGACCGATTACATAAAGAAGTTTTTGAAAGAACCTCCGTTGCTTCTGAAAAACTTCCATTATGAGGACGTTCTGGAGTTCCTTCAGTTAGGGAAGGAAGAAAGGTTTCTATCTGATGAAATTATTTTGAACGAGTCGGAATATGTTAACTCAGCCTATTTAGTAGCCGAAGGAAAAGTATGTATCTGGAAGGATAACATACAGTTAGCTACGTTGGGGGAAGGGAATTTTTTAGGGGAAACCTTCTTATTCAGTAAAAATAATAGAATGGCTAAGGTTACAGCTGAGGGCGATTGTGTAGTGCTAAGATACGAGCGATACGAAGCCCTTAATTTTTTCAGGAAAAAACCCGAAAAGCTGTTTAATATCTTTACAAAAAATATCATCGAAATACAGCAGCGTAAAATAAGTAACATGAACGTTCAATTACTCAACTTAAAGAAGAGGTTACTGAACGATACCAATTGGTAA
- a CDS encoding GspE/PulE family protein — MGKINIRRHIGDILVNKGIITKEQLQKGLSILSEEPKESNRRLGQILSQDLGLNRHLIMKEIANIYAFREVLKDVDEIPGEVLDHIKENLEDLPKEIVDELVHHKALPYQKTKNSIVIAAADPSDPNIQSVLNKINFKQTELVYCKYESIEDILSKVYEQKNEFLDLLEEIDYEEPDLDKNQEEIDEEEIDAEINQSMLNSLVEGMLVESVRQGVSDMHIVPSSPTTTDIRFRVDGKLQLWYQQKNVKPEAISAVIKDKTRNVDRFERDASQDGFIQRQIDGVGIRYRVSIMPIVGKQYDRKFESIVIRVLDDRNVIRDLDKLGLQKQAKENFIKSIQKPSGIVIITGPTGSGKSTTLVAALYYVIDPTKNVLTVEEPVEYIIEGARQLKISNHMTFDQSIRGILRHDPDIVLVGEMRDLKTAEIAIKLANTGHLTFSTLHTNDAPSAISRLFKMGVEPFLIANAVNLVVAQRLIRRLCSNCKEQFTPHPETAKGIGFTDKEIEESTFYKAVGCEKCNQTGFKGRAGIHEALYFSKEIKQMILDAGGDIDEGAIKELAMSQGMLTLRGSGRERVKEGVSTIEEIVAATIED; from the coding sequence ATGGGAAAAATAAATATACGCAGACATATTGGGGATATCCTTGTAAACAAGGGTATTATCACTAAGGAGCAGTTGCAAAAAGGCTTGTCGATTCTCTCGGAAGAACCCAAAGAGAGTAACCGAAGGCTGGGGCAAATTCTTTCACAGGATCTGGGACTGAACAGGCACCTGATCATGAAGGAAATTGCCAATATCTATGCATTCCGTGAGGTTTTGAAGGATGTGGATGAAATTCCGGGAGAAGTTCTTGATCATATCAAAGAAAACCTGGAAGATCTCCCTAAAGAGATTGTAGATGAACTGGTACACCATAAGGCACTTCCGTATCAGAAAACCAAGAATTCCATTGTAATTGCTGCGGCTGATCCATCTGATCCTAACATTCAAAGCGTACTCAATAAGATTAATTTCAAGCAGACGGAATTAGTCTATTGTAAATACGAGTCGATTGAAGACATCCTGTCAAAAGTTTACGAGCAAAAAAATGAGTTCCTGGACCTGCTCGAAGAAATTGATTATGAAGAACCTGATTTAGATAAGAATCAGGAAGAAATTGACGAAGAAGAGATTGATGCCGAGATCAATCAGAGTATGCTCAATTCCTTGGTGGAAGGGATGTTGGTAGAATCAGTTCGCCAGGGAGTGAGTGATATGCACATTGTGCCGAGTTCACCAACCACCACGGATATCCGGTTCCGTGTGGATGGTAAGTTACAGCTTTGGTACCAGCAGAAGAATGTGAAGCCGGAAGCTATTTCAGCCGTTATTAAAGATAAAACCCGTAATGTTGATCGCTTTGAGCGGGATGCCTCTCAGGATGGATTTATTCAGCGGCAAATTGATGGCGTTGGGATTCGGTACCGGGTTTCCATTATGCCCATTGTTGGTAAGCAATACGACCGGAAGTTTGAATCTATTGTAATACGGGTTTTGGATGATCGAAATGTAATCCGTGACCTGGATAAACTGGGTTTACAGAAGCAAGCGAAAGAAAATTTCATAAAATCGATCCAGAAACCTTCCGGTATCGTAATTATCACGGGACCAACCGGTAGTGGTAAATCAACCACGTTGGTAGCCGCCTTGTATTATGTAATTGATCCGACAAAGAATGTACTTACCGTAGAGGAACCTGTGGAGTATATTATTGAAGGAGCGAGGCAGCTAAAGATTAGTAATCATATGACCTTTGATCAGTCGATCAGGGGTATTCTCCGACATGACCCTGATATTGTACTTGTAGGAGAGATGAGGGATTTAAAGACCGCTGAAATTGCTATTAAACTGGCAAATACCGGTCACTTAACCTTTTCAACCCTTCACACCAATGATGCGCCTAGTGCGATTTCCCGTCTGTTCAAGATGGGGGTTGAGCCGTTTTTGATTGCAAATGCCGTAAACCTGGTAGTTGCCCAGCGTTTGATCAGGCGGTTGTGCAGTAATTGTAAGGAACAATTCACTCCACATCCGGAGACAGCCAAGGGCATTGGTTTCACAGATAAAGAAATTGAAGAATCTACCTTCTACAAAGCGGTAGGATGCGAAAAATGTAATCAAACCGGCTTTAAAGGCCGTGCTGGTATTCACGAGGCGCTTTATTTCTCAAAAGAGATAAAGCAAATGATACTGGATGCCGGTGGCGATATTGATGAAGGAGCTATCAAAGAGCTGGCAATGTCGCAAGGGATGCTTACATTGCGTGGGTCTGGCCGGGAGCGTGTGAAAGAAGGTGTTTCCACGATCGAAGAAATTGTGGCTGCAACTATTGAAGATTAA